In one Umezawaea sp. Da 62-37 genomic region, the following are encoded:
- the mmsA gene encoding multiple monosaccharide ABC transporter ATP-binding protein produces MADDILRMRGITKTFPGVKALQDVSLSVRRGEIHAICGENGAGKSTLMKVLSGVYPHGSYDGEITFDGAPCEFQGIHDSERRGIVIIHQELALCPQLSIAENLFLGNELSHRGLIDWNRTNHEAAALLERVGLKENPTTPVLDIGVGKQQLVEIAKALSKEVRLLILDEPTAALNDEDSAHLLDLLRGLREQGITCVIISHKLNEIAAIADSITILRDGRTIETLDMVVDDVSENRIISGMVGRDLSDRFPPHTPDIGDEVLRIEDWTVHSTTQRGRVVVSGANLVLRRGEIVGLAGLMGAGRTELAMSVFGRAYGTDISGRIFKNGQEIAVRSVRDAIRHGIAYVTEDRKRYGLNLIEDIKRNVSAVGLGKLAKRGWVNENEEQRVAEGFRRSMNIKAPSVATTTGTLSGGNQQKVVLSKWIFTDPDVLILDEPTRGIDVGAKYEIYSIVNQLADEGKAVLVISSELPELLGLCDRIYALSAGRVTGEVDRAEATQERLMQYMTKGQE; encoded by the coding sequence ATGGCAGACGACATCCTGCGCATGCGGGGGATCACGAAGACCTTTCCCGGCGTCAAGGCGTTGCAGGACGTCTCGCTGTCGGTGCGGCGCGGCGAGATCCACGCGATCTGCGGGGAGAACGGCGCGGGCAAGTCGACGCTGATGAAGGTGCTGTCGGGGGTGTACCCGCACGGGTCCTACGACGGCGAGATCACCTTCGACGGCGCGCCGTGCGAGTTCCAGGGCATCCACGACAGCGAACGCCGCGGCATCGTGATCATCCACCAGGAGCTGGCGCTGTGCCCGCAGCTCTCGATCGCGGAGAACCTGTTCCTGGGCAACGAGCTGTCGCACCGCGGCCTGATCGACTGGAACCGCACCAACCACGAGGCCGCCGCCCTGCTGGAACGGGTCGGCCTCAAGGAGAACCCGACCACGCCGGTCCTCGACATCGGCGTCGGCAAGCAGCAGCTCGTGGAGATCGCCAAGGCGCTGTCCAAGGAGGTGCGGCTGCTCATCCTCGACGAGCCGACCGCCGCGCTCAACGACGAGGACTCCGCGCACCTGCTCGACCTGCTGCGCGGACTGCGCGAGCAGGGCATCACCTGCGTGATCATCTCGCACAAGCTCAACGAGATCGCCGCCATCGCCGACTCCATCACGATCCTGCGCGACGGTCGCACGATCGAGACGCTGGACATGGTGGTCGACGACGTGTCCGAGAACCGGATCATCTCCGGCATGGTCGGCCGCGACCTGTCCGACCGGTTCCCGCCGCACACGCCGGACATCGGCGACGAGGTGCTGCGGATCGAGGACTGGACCGTGCACAGCACGACCCAGCGCGGCCGAGTGGTCGTCTCCGGGGCCAACCTGGTGCTGCGCCGCGGCGAGATCGTCGGACTCGCCGGGCTCATGGGCGCGGGCCGCACGGAACTGGCGATGAGCGTGTTCGGCCGCGCCTACGGCACCGACATCTCCGGCCGGATCTTCAAGAACGGCCAGGAGATCGCGGTCCGGTCGGTGCGCGACGCGATCCGGCACGGCATCGCCTACGTCACCGAGGACCGCAAGCGCTACGGCCTCAACCTCATCGAGGACATCAAGCGCAACGTCTCCGCCGTCGGACTCGGCAAGCTCGCGAAACGCGGGTGGGTCAACGAGAACGAGGAGCAGCGCGTCGCCGAGGGGTTCCGGCGCAGCATGAACATCAAGGCCCCGAGCGTGGCGACCACGACCGGCACGCTCAGCGGCGGCAACCAGCAGAAGGTCGTGCTGTCCAAGTGGATCTTCACCGATCCGGACGTGCTGATCCTCGACGAGCCGACCCGCGGCATCGACGTCGGCGCCAAGTACGAGATCTACTCGATCGTCAACCAGCTCGCGGACGAGGGCAAGGCGGTGCTGGTCATCTCCTCGGAGCTGCCCGAGCTGCTCGGCCTCTGCGACCGGATCTACGCCCTGTCGGCCGGGCGCGTCACCGGCGAGGTCGACCGCGCGGAAGCCACCCAGGAGCGACTGATGCAGTACATGACCAAGGGACAGGAGTAG
- a CDS encoding TspO/MBR family protein, with protein sequence MTDLSARRAHPVAGLAAFLVVVAAVAVVGSLSAVSAASDYAALRQPSWAPPSWLFGPVWTVLYVMIAFSGWLAWRAGSRRGLVLFGAQLVLNAAWTPLFFAAGEFGLALVDIVLLLVCIVAVIVVFARRSRVAAGLLVPYLLWVGFATALNASIWTAN encoded by the coding sequence ATGACGGACCTCTCCGCACGTCGTGCGCACCCGGTGGCCGGACTGGCCGCGTTCCTGGTCGTCGTCGCCGCGGTGGCGGTCGTGGGGTCGCTGTCCGCCGTGTCGGCGGCCTCCGACTACGCCGCGCTGCGCCAGCCGTCCTGGGCTCCGCCGTCCTGGCTCTTCGGTCCGGTGTGGACGGTGCTGTACGTGATGATCGCCTTCTCGGGCTGGCTCGCCTGGCGGGCGGGTTCCCGTCGTGGACTGGTGCTGTTCGGGGCGCAGCTGGTGCTGAACGCGGCGTGGACGCCGTTGTTCTTCGCCGCCGGGGAGTTCGGGTTGGCGCTGGTGGACATCGTGCTGCTGCTGGTGTGCATCGTGGCGGTGATCGTGGTCTTCGCCAGGAGGAGCCGGGTCGCGGCGGGGTTGCTGGTGCCCTACCTGCTGTGGGTGGGGTTCGCGACGGCGTTGAACGCGAGCATCTGGACGGCGAACTAG
- a CDS encoding SigE family RNA polymerase sigma factor — MSRGDRQFVEFVEANSARLLRAAHLMTGDRHQAEDAVQTALARTYASWSRVRGQDAYGYTRRVLTNLTIDRWRRPIREHARETVPERPVVGDFTADHAEQEWLMGVLGGLTARERAIIVLRHYLDLPEAEVAAELKVSLGTVKSTNSRALAKLRVTLSPAGATTREETG, encoded by the coding sequence GTGAGCAGGGGTGACCGCCAGTTCGTCGAGTTCGTGGAGGCGAACTCGGCCAGGCTGCTGCGGGCCGCGCACCTGATGACCGGCGACCGCCACCAGGCGGAGGACGCCGTGCAGACCGCGCTCGCGAGGACGTACGCGTCGTGGTCGCGGGTGCGCGGCCAGGACGCCTACGGCTACACCCGGCGGGTGCTGACCAACCTGACCATCGACCGGTGGCGGCGTCCCATCCGCGAGCACGCGCGGGAGACCGTCCCGGAACGGCCGGTGGTCGGCGACTTCACCGCCGACCACGCCGAGCAGGAGTGGCTGATGGGGGTGCTGGGCGGGCTGACGGCGCGGGAGCGCGCGATCATCGTGCTGCGGCACTACCTGGACCTGCCGGAGGCCGAGGTGGCGGCCGAGTTGAAGGTGTCGCTCGGCACCGTGAAGAGCACGAACTCGCGGGCGCTGGCGAAACTGCGGGTCACCCTGTCGCCCGCGGGCGCCACCACGCGGGAGGAGACCGGATGA
- a CDS encoding GNAT family N-acetyltransferase, producing the protein MDIEIMRFDGEQADDADLAAYHRVVQSAREVDLPGAAPKSYDVVARSVRIPHPALGRAGRWVARRSGEVIAVAHAFFPDGGNAHIALAEITVHPEARRQGIGTAFLQAVLPELRARGRRVVEGQTAAFGAGEKWAHALGARTVNATVVQELRVAEVDPSLWEVGVPEGYRLEAWSGAAPDDLVASYVNAKTAMYDAPRGTADFGHPEWTVERVRGIEAELRRNNREQRVVAAVHEATGEVAGFTELWLPLPPGREGIQLDTAVLAAHRGHGLGVRVKARALRDLKADGIELDLITTGTNADNEHMIRVNLALGYATVRSMVEVNRTVEA; encoded by the coding sequence GTGGACATCGAGATCATGCGGTTCGACGGGGAACAAGCCGACGACGCGGACCTGGCGGCCTACCACCGGGTGGTCCAGTCGGCGCGGGAGGTGGACCTGCCGGGAGCGGCGCCGAAGTCCTACGACGTCGTCGCCCGGTCGGTGCGGATCCCGCACCCCGCCCTGGGCAGGGCTGGTCGCTGGGTGGCCCGCCGGAGCGGTGAGGTGATCGCCGTGGCGCACGCGTTCTTCCCGGACGGCGGGAACGCGCACATCGCGCTGGCCGAGATCACCGTCCACCCGGAGGCCCGGCGCCAGGGGATCGGCACCGCGTTCCTCCAGGCCGTGCTGCCCGAACTCCGGGCGCGCGGCAGGCGGGTCGTGGAGGGGCAGACCGCCGCGTTCGGCGCGGGGGAGAAGTGGGCCCACGCGCTGGGGGCCCGGACGGTCAACGCGACCGTCGTGCAGGAGCTGCGGGTGGCCGAGGTGGACCCGTCGCTGTGGGAGGTCGGGGTCCCCGAGGGCTACCGCCTGGAAGCCTGGTCGGGAGCCGCGCCAGACGACCTCGTCGCCTCCTACGTCAACGCGAAGACCGCGATGTACGACGCGCCAAGGGGTACCGCCGACTTCGGCCATCCCGAGTGGACGGTCGAACGGGTGCGCGGGATCGAGGCGGAGCTCCGGCGCAACAACCGCGAGCAGCGGGTCGTCGCGGCCGTGCACGAGGCGACCGGCGAGGTGGCCGGGTTCACCGAGCTGTGGCTCCCGCTGCCCCCTGGCCGGGAAGGCATCCAGCTCGACACCGCGGTGCTCGCCGCGCACCGCGGCCACGGGCTGGGAGTGCGCGTCAAGGCGCGCGCGCTGCGCGACCTGAAGGCCGACGGGATCGAGCTGGACCTCATCACCACCGGCACGAACGCCGACAACGAGCACATGATCCGGGTCAACCTCGCGCTCGGCTACGCCACGGTCCGGTCCATGGTCGAGGTGAACCGGACCGTGGAGGCCTAG
- a CDS encoding HD domain-containing protein, with protein MIILPNDPLSQRVLDFARLHVVPSILNHSVRTFLHASAIAEREGVEHDREVLFHACALHDLGTAHAFDGPVRFEVEGADGAAAFLTAEKVPADVVDQVWEAIALHTSAQIAERRGPITMLTRRGVVADFDEPGAAFEEQFPRWDIERELKRLVVDQVAHNPSKAPKASWAGYLTRTTVEPNDF; from the coding sequence GTGATCATCCTGCCGAACGACCCCCTGTCCCAGCGCGTGCTCGACTTCGCCCGCCTGCACGTCGTGCCGTCGATCCTCAACCACAGCGTCCGCACCTTCCTGCACGCCTCCGCCATCGCCGAGCGCGAAGGCGTCGAGCACGACCGCGAGGTGCTGTTCCACGCCTGCGCCCTGCACGACCTCGGCACCGCCCACGCGTTCGACGGCCCGGTCCGGTTCGAGGTGGAGGGCGCGGACGGCGCGGCGGCGTTCCTGACCGCGGAGAAGGTGCCCGCGGACGTCGTGGACCAGGTCTGGGAGGCGATCGCGCTGCACACCTCGGCGCAGATCGCCGAGCGGCGCGGCCCGATCACGATGCTGACCCGGCGCGGTGTGGTCGCGGACTTCGACGAGCCGGGCGCCGCGTTCGAGGAGCAGTTCCCGCGCTGGGACATCGAGCGCGAGCTGAAGCGCCTGGTCGTGGACCAGGTGGCGCACAACCCCTCGAAGGCCCCGAAGGCGTCCTGGGCCGGCTACCTGACCCGTACCACCGTCGAGCCGAACGACTTCTAG
- the argS gene encoding arginine--tRNA ligase produces the protein MLQGDVGVELGRRVAAALRAALGVEITPAEAVIRPSAREGVDYQCNVAMSLAKTLKKAPREVAQAVVEHLDAADLVETPEVAGPGFVNLVLRAEWLQEQAAGLLGDERMGATTAEVARRVAIDLSSPNVAKEMHVGHLRSSIIGDALVRLLRFAGHEVIPHNHLGDWGTPFGMLIEHLIDEGWSADGTDADHSIGDLNGFYVAARKKFDADPEFVDRARLRVVALQGGDEATLSLWRQLVDESTRHFEKVYGTLGIGLGPDDVYGESFYNPYLAETVAELEAKGLTEVSDGAVCVFPPGFANREGDRLPLIVRKRDGGYNYATTDFATIRYWVRERGVTDLLYVVGTPQSQHFRMVFTAARQAGWLTDQHAEHIGFGSILGEDGKTIRSREGGTLKLVDLLTEAVDHAAAVIAERTAFDADEQAALARIVGIGAVKYADLSNDRERDYVFTWAKMLAKEGNTSVYLQYANARIRSILRNAGDVPAPGARVVLTEPAERALLVKLIGFPAAIEATLESYAPHKLGTYLFETATAFTGFYESCPILKPETTPEARESRLVLALLTSRVLTLGLSLLGIEAPERL, from the coding sequence GTGTTGCAGGGTGACGTCGGTGTGGAACTGGGGCGCAGGGTGGCGGCGGCGCTGCGCGCGGCCCTGGGTGTGGAGATCACCCCTGCCGAGGCGGTCATCCGACCTTCCGCCCGCGAGGGCGTGGACTACCAGTGCAACGTGGCGATGAGCCTCGCGAAGACGCTGAAAAAAGCGCCGCGCGAGGTGGCGCAGGCCGTGGTGGAGCACCTGGACGCGGCGGACCTGGTGGAGACGCCGGAGGTGGCCGGGCCGGGGTTCGTGAACCTGGTGCTGCGCGCCGAGTGGCTCCAGGAGCAGGCCGCCGGGCTGCTGGGCGACGAGCGGATGGGCGCCACGACCGCGGAGGTGGCCCGGCGGGTCGCGATCGACCTGTCGAGCCCGAACGTGGCCAAGGAGATGCACGTCGGCCACCTGCGGTCGTCGATCATCGGGGACGCGCTGGTGCGGCTGCTGCGGTTCGCCGGGCACGAGGTCATCCCGCACAACCACCTCGGCGACTGGGGCACGCCGTTCGGGATGCTGATCGAACACCTGATCGACGAGGGCTGGTCGGCCGACGGGACGGACGCCGACCACTCGATCGGCGACCTGAACGGGTTCTACGTGGCGGCGCGCAAGAAGTTCGACGCCGACCCCGAGTTCGTGGACCGCGCGCGGCTGCGGGTGGTGGCTCTCCAAGGCGGTGACGAGGCCACCCTGTCGCTGTGGCGCCAGCTCGTGGACGAGTCGACGCGGCACTTCGAGAAGGTGTACGGGACGCTCGGCATCGGGCTCGGGCCCGACGACGTCTACGGCGAGAGCTTCTACAACCCGTACCTGGCCGAGACGGTCGCCGAGCTGGAGGCCAAGGGGCTGACCGAGGTCAGCGACGGCGCGGTGTGCGTGTTCCCGCCGGGGTTCGCCAACCGCGAGGGCGACCGGCTGCCGCTGATCGTGCGCAAGCGCGACGGCGGCTACAACTACGCCACCACGGACTTCGCGACGATCCGGTACTGGGTGCGCGAGCGGGGCGTGACGGACCTGCTCTACGTGGTCGGAACGCCGCAGTCGCAGCACTTCCGCATGGTGTTCACCGCGGCCCGGCAGGCCGGGTGGCTCACCGACCAGCACGCCGAGCACATCGGGTTCGGCTCGATCCTCGGCGAGGACGGCAAGACCATCCGGTCGCGCGAGGGTGGGACGCTCAAGCTGGTCGACCTGCTGACCGAGGCGGTCGACCACGCCGCCGCGGTGATCGCCGAGCGCACCGCGTTCGACGCCGACGAGCAGGCCGCGCTCGCCCGGATCGTCGGCATCGGCGCGGTGAAGTACGCCGACCTGTCCAACGACCGCGAGCGCGACTACGTGTTCACCTGGGCGAAGATGCTGGCCAAGGAGGGCAACACCTCGGTGTACCTCCAGTACGCCAACGCCCGCATCCGGTCGATCCTGCGCAACGCGGGCGACGTGCCGGCGCCAGGCGCGCGGGTGGTGCTGACCGAGCCCGCCGAACGGGCGCTGCTGGTGAAGCTGATCGGCTTCCCGGCCGCGATCGAGGCGACCCTGGAGTCCTACGCGCCGCACAAACTGGGCACGTACCTGTTCGAGACGGCGACGGCGTTCACCGGCTTCTACGAGAGCTGCCCCATTCTGAAGCCGGAGACCACCCCGGAGGCGCGCGAGTCCCGGCTGGTGCTCGCGCTGCTCACCTCCAGGGTGCTGACGCTCGGCCTGTCGCTGCTGGGGATCGAAGCCCCCGAACGGCTCTAG
- the mmsB gene encoding multiple monosaccharide ABC transporter permease, whose product MTSTAPTDADVPSTVLDGPPERAPRRFSINLRQGGIYVAFGLIIVLFTILTDGALLQPQNVSNIIVQNSSVLILAIGMILIIIAGHIDLSVGSVVGVTGAISAVLAVNMGVSWPFAVLLSLVAGALIGAWQGYWVAYFGLPAFIVTLAGMLVFRALTLTVLGNQGIGPIPDQIRTLSNGFIDGFLGNVGLGPLGGADLFTLVVGILVVGGTVLTQWRSRQGRIGYGQTVDPLPVFVLRLVAAAVVVLAVVVQLARFKNLPWVLVLLAVLVLGYSLLTNRAVFGRRIYAVGGNVQAATLSGVKVKSVTFWLFVNMGVLAALAGVIAAGRLNQAGPTAGNAFELDAIAAAFIGGAAVQGGVGKVIGAITGGLIMAVINNGMSLIGAPSERVMLVKGLVLLVAVAYDVWTKRRSGAR is encoded by the coding sequence ATGACCAGCACCGCCCCCACGGACGCCGACGTCCCCAGCACCGTTCTCGACGGCCCGCCGGAGCGCGCGCCGCGCCGGTTCTCGATCAACCTCCGGCAGGGCGGCATCTACGTCGCGTTCGGGCTGATCATCGTGCTGTTCACCATCCTCACCGATGGTGCGCTGCTGCAACCGCAGAACGTCTCCAACATCATCGTGCAGAACTCGTCGGTGCTGATCCTGGCGATCGGCATGATCCTCATCATCATCGCCGGGCACATCGACCTGTCCGTGGGATCGGTGGTGGGGGTCACGGGCGCGATCAGCGCGGTCCTCGCGGTGAACATGGGCGTCTCGTGGCCGTTCGCCGTGCTGCTCTCGCTCGTCGCAGGCGCCCTGATCGGCGCGTGGCAGGGGTACTGGGTCGCCTACTTCGGCCTCCCGGCGTTCATCGTCACCCTGGCGGGCATGCTCGTGTTCCGCGCGCTCACCCTGACCGTGCTGGGCAACCAGGGCATCGGCCCGATCCCCGACCAGATCCGCACGCTGTCCAACGGCTTCATCGACGGCTTCCTCGGGAACGTCGGCCTCGGTCCCCTGGGGGGCGCGGACCTGTTCACGCTGGTCGTCGGGATCCTCGTCGTCGGCGGTACGGTCCTCACGCAGTGGCGCTCGCGGCAAGGCCGGATCGGCTACGGCCAGACCGTCGACCCGCTCCCGGTGTTCGTGCTGCGCCTCGTCGCCGCCGCGGTGGTCGTGCTGGCCGTCGTCGTGCAGCTGGCCCGGTTCAAGAACCTGCCGTGGGTGCTCGTGCTCCTGGCCGTCCTGGTGCTCGGCTACTCGTTGCTCACCAACCGCGCCGTGTTCGGCCGCCGCATCTACGCCGTCGGTGGGAACGTGCAAGCCGCCACGCTGTCCGGGGTGAAGGTCAAGTCGGTCACCTTCTGGCTCTTCGTCAACATGGGTGTGCTCGCCGCGCTCGCGGGCGTCATCGCCGCGGGCAGGCTCAACCAGGCCGGACCCACGGCGGGCAACGCGTTCGAACTCGACGCCATCGCGGCGGCGTTCATCGGTGGCGCGGCCGTGCAGGGCGGTGTCGGCAAGGTGATCGGTGCGATCACGGGTGGTCTGATCATGGCGGTCATCAACAACGGCATGTCCCTGATCGGTGCCCCCAGTGAACGGGTGATGCTGGTCAAGGGCCTGGTGCTTCTCGTGGCGGTGGCTTACGACGTGTGGACGAAGCGCAGGTCCGGCGCGCGCTAG
- a CDS encoding NlpC/P60 family protein yields MRGLVVVAVVAVVLVSGAPASLAQPDPSSAVPTTTTPPPVTTTPPPVTTTPPPVTTTTTAPPTTTPPPVVTTTTTSPTTTTPPSNGTGTTTTPPTSSTTTAPLPTPTVPGVPAVPNTTEMTKYLEASQAAARANQDALTAQQNLTDKREAADKATTAASNSRQAADDAVKAEEAAKTIEIRAHAQAITLQAEVDSLVEITFKGLRLNGLAAVFSSDSPEEYLDAAMIMDVYAERHGEMVRTAQQAADDALDAQKKAKEARDQVEATSKKAEEDRVTAQRLADEAAAAVTLAEQRKTSLDGKSGDVKQALGVLSPADLARLTNTGPSINVPLPTGAAGDAVKFAMAQLGKPYVWGAVGPDTYDCSGLMQTAYKSVGVSIPRTTYVQALAGNAVPRDQVKAGDLILYYADLGHVAMAIDGTYAVHAPTAGEPVKVSLINAIGPIATIRRVTG; encoded by the coding sequence ATGCGTGGTCTTGTGGTGGTGGCAGTGGTCGCCGTGGTGCTCGTCAGTGGAGCGCCCGCGTCGCTGGCCCAACCCGACCCGTCGTCGGCGGTGCCCACCACGACGACCCCACCTCCGGTCACGACCACGCCGCCACCGGTCACGACCACTCCCCCGCCGGTCACCACCACGACGACCGCGCCCCCGACGACCACCCCGCCGCCGGTCGTCACCACGACGACGACGTCACCGACGACGACCACGCCGCCGTCGAACGGGACGGGCACGACGACGACGCCGCCGACGTCCTCGACGACGACCGCGCCGCTCCCCACGCCGACGGTGCCGGGCGTGCCCGCCGTCCCCAACACCACCGAGATGACCAAGTACCTGGAGGCGAGCCAGGCCGCCGCGCGGGCCAACCAGGACGCGCTCACCGCCCAGCAGAACCTGACCGACAAGCGCGAGGCCGCCGACAAGGCGACCACCGCCGCGAGCAACTCCAGGCAGGCCGCCGACGACGCGGTGAAGGCCGAGGAAGCCGCGAAGACCATCGAGATCCGGGCGCACGCGCAGGCGATCACGCTCCAGGCCGAGGTGGACAGCCTGGTCGAGATCACGTTCAAGGGCCTGCGGCTCAACGGGCTGGCCGCCGTGTTCAGCAGCGACTCGCCCGAGGAGTACCTCGACGCCGCCATGATCATGGACGTCTACGCCGAGCGGCACGGCGAGATGGTCAGGACGGCGCAGCAGGCGGCCGACGACGCGCTCGACGCGCAGAAGAAGGCCAAGGAGGCGCGCGACCAGGTCGAGGCCACCAGCAAGAAGGCCGAGGAGGACCGGGTCACCGCGCAGCGGCTGGCCGACGAGGCCGCGGCGGCCGTGACGCTGGCCGAGCAGCGGAAGACGAGCCTGGACGGCAAGTCCGGCGACGTGAAGCAGGCACTGGGCGTGCTGAGCCCCGCGGACCTGGCCCGGTTGACCAACACGGGCCCGTCGATCAACGTGCCGCTGCCGACGGGCGCGGCCGGTGACGCGGTGAAGTTCGCGATGGCGCAGCTCGGGAAGCCGTACGTGTGGGGAGCGGTCGGGCCGGACACCTACGACTGCTCCGGGCTGATGCAGACGGCGTACAAGTCGGTCGGGGTGTCGATCCCGCGCACGACGTACGTGCAGGCGCTGGCCGGGAACGCGGTGCCCCGCGACCAGGTGAAGGCCGGTGACCTGATCCTCTACTACGCCGACCTCGGGCACGTGGCCATGGCGATCGACGGCACGTACGCGGTGCACGCGCCGACCGCGGGTGAGCCGGTGAAGGTGTCGTTGATCAACGCCATCGGGCCGATCGCGACGATCCGGCGCGTGACCGGTTAG
- the chvE gene encoding multiple monosaccharide ABC transporter substrate-binding protein codes for MKFTRIAAVGGAFALTAALSACGSSTKTADQQPETGSGAGSLVGVTMPTKSSERWIHDGDNIKAALEKQGYQVDLQYAENDIPTQANQIENQITKGAKVLIVASIDGKALTTQIQQAADKKIPVISYDRLILNSPNVDYYATFDNFKVGVEQATSLLTGLGLKKADGSEGDAKGPFNVELFAGSPDDNNATFFFNGAMSILKPYLDKGTLVVKSGQKDFATVAILRWDPATAQRRMEDVITSSYGGGALVQGVLSPYDGLSIGILSALKSNGYGTGTQPYPIVTGQDAEVASVKSIVAGEQYSTIYKDTRQLADVAVKMADAILKGGKPETNNTSDYDNGKKVVPTFTLPVVTVDKANYQKVLIDSGYYTADQIK; via the coding sequence GTGAAGTTCACCCGTATCGCAGCGGTGGGAGGCGCTTTCGCGCTGACGGCCGCACTGAGCGCGTGCGGCTCGTCCACCAAGACGGCCGACCAGCAGCCTGAGACCGGGTCCGGTGCGGGCTCGCTGGTCGGCGTCACCATGCCGACCAAGTCGTCCGAGCGGTGGATCCACGACGGCGACAACATCAAGGCCGCGCTGGAGAAGCAGGGCTACCAGGTCGACCTCCAGTACGCCGAGAACGACATCCCGACGCAGGCCAACCAGATCGAGAACCAGATCACCAAGGGCGCCAAGGTGCTCATCGTGGCGTCGATCGACGGCAAGGCGCTCACCACGCAGATCCAGCAGGCGGCCGACAAGAAGATCCCGGTCATCTCCTACGACCGGCTGATCCTCAACAGCCCGAACGTCGACTACTACGCCACCTTCGACAACTTCAAGGTCGGTGTCGAGCAGGCCACGTCGCTGCTGACCGGTCTGGGACTGAAGAAGGCCGACGGTTCCGAGGGCGACGCCAAGGGGCCGTTCAACGTCGAGCTGTTCGCGGGCTCGCCGGACGACAACAACGCCACGTTCTTCTTCAACGGCGCGATGTCGATCCTCAAGCCGTACCTGGACAAGGGCACCCTGGTCGTCAAGAGCGGCCAGAAGGACTTCGCCACGGTCGCGATCCTGCGGTGGGACCCCGCCACGGCGCAGAGGCGCATGGAGGACGTCATCACCTCCAGCTACGGCGGCGGCGCGCTGGTCCAGGGTGTGCTCTCGCCCTACGACGGCCTGTCCATCGGCATCCTCTCGGCCCTGAAGAGCAACGGCTACGGCACGGGCACCCAGCCCTACCCGATCGTGACCGGCCAGGACGCCGAGGTCGCCTCCGTGAAGTCGATCGTCGCGGGTGAGCAGTACTCCACCATCTACAAGGACACCCGCCAGCTGGCCGACGTCGCAGTGAAGATGGCCGACGCCATCCTCAAGGGCGGCAAGCCCGAGACCAACAACACGAGCGACTACGACAACGGCAAGAAGGTCGTCCCCACGTTCACCCTCCCCGTGGTCACCGTCGACAAGGCCAACTACCAGAAGGTCCTGATCGACTCCGGCTACTACACCGCCGACCAGATCAAGTAG